In Mycolicibacterium mucogenicum DSM 44124, the following are encoded in one genomic region:
- a CDS encoding integrase core domain-containing protein: MAVNEPIDPRVRLAIAQWPDDAPRGAVSTFCVEHGISRKSFYALRKRAVTDGQAAVLEPRTRRPKSSPSTLGDEVKEQAIAVRKALESSGLDCGPISVHDKMRAMGLDQVPSTAALARVFRQAGVARKEPKKKPRSAWRRFVYPAPNACWQLDATEYVLVGGRTCVIFQLIDDHSRYAVASHVARSETAEAAIAVFDKAVAAHGVPQRLLTDNGAALNLSRRGLVGKLVKHVAALGTEAITGKPYKPTTQGKNERFHQTLFRYLDQQPLAESLAELQAQVDKFDHIYNTERPHQGLPGRVTPQTAWEATAKAAPPRPQPDAPLLIAATIKQLQPVPALPASTSIRTLTTAGTFMLAGVIYKVGGRYGLQEVLVATDGDKIIVADLDGEILIEHTRAAPGVTYVGNGKPRGSHPKPEETLPMS, encoded by the coding sequence GTGGCTGTCAATGAACCCATCGATCCTCGTGTCCGTCTGGCGATCGCGCAGTGGCCCGATGACGCGCCTCGTGGGGCGGTCTCGACGTTCTGCGTCGAGCATGGAATTTCTCGAAAGTCGTTCTACGCGTTACGTAAACGGGCCGTGACAGATGGTCAGGCTGCGGTGCTTGAACCGAGGACCCGGCGACCGAAGTCGAGTCCGTCGACACTTGGTGATGAGGTCAAGGAGCAGGCCATCGCGGTGCGTAAGGCTCTGGAATCCTCCGGTTTGGACTGCGGGCCGATCAGTGTGCACGACAAGATGCGCGCGATGGGCCTGGACCAGGTCCCCTCCACAGCAGCCCTGGCCCGCGTCTTCCGCCAAGCTGGAGTGGCCCGTAAGGAGCCGAAGAAGAAACCCCGCTCGGCGTGGCGACGGTTCGTCTATCCCGCCCCCAACGCCTGCTGGCAACTCGATGCCACCGAGTACGTCCTGGTCGGTGGACGTACGTGCGTGATCTTCCAGCTCATTGATGATCACTCCCGCTATGCCGTGGCCTCGCACGTTGCCCGGAGCGAGACCGCCGAAGCCGCGATCGCCGTCTTCGACAAGGCCGTGGCCGCTCACGGGGTACCCCAACGACTACTCACTGACAACGGGGCGGCGCTGAACCTTTCGCGCCGTGGATTGGTCGGCAAACTCGTCAAACACGTTGCGGCGCTGGGAACCGAAGCGATCACCGGCAAGCCCTACAAGCCGACCACCCAGGGCAAAAACGAACGATTCCACCAAACCCTGTTCCGCTACCTCGACCAACAGCCCCTCGCCGAGAGCCTCGCCGAACTACAAGCCCAGGTCGACAAATTCGACCACATCTACAACACCGAACGACCCCACCAAGGTCTCCCCGGCCGCGTCACCCCGCAGACCGCGTGGGAAGCGACCGCCAAGGCCGCCCCGCCCCGCCCGCAGCCCGACGCGCCGTTGCTCATCGCGGCCACAATCAAGCAGCTTCAGCCCGTACCAGCGCTACCGGCCAGCACCAGCATCCGCACGCTGACCACCGCCGGCACATTCATGCTCGCCGGGGTCATCTACAAAGTCGGGGGCCGATACGGCCTCCAAGAGGTCTTGGTCGCTACCGACGGCGACAAAATCATCGTCGCCGACCTCGACGGCGAGATCCTCATCGAGCACACCCGGGCCGCACCAGGAGTGACCTACGTCGGCAACGGAAAGCCCCGCGGCTCACACCCCAAACCAGAGGAAACGTTACCGATGTCCTGA